One Natator depressus isolate rNatDep1 chromosome 3, rNatDep2.hap1, whole genome shotgun sequence DNA segment encodes these proteins:
- the LOC141983867 gene encoding uncharacterized protein LOC141983867 → MQSSSAEVTMMESQNRKRAPAWTEREVRDLIALWGEESVLSELRSSFRNAKTFVKISQGMKDRGHNRDPKQCRVKLKELRQAYQKTREANGRSGSEPQTCRFYDELHAISGGSATTTPAVLFDSFNGDGGNTEAGFGDEEDDDDDEVVDSSQQASGETGFPDSQELFLTLDLEPVPPEPTQGCLLDPSGGEGTSAACVSMITGSSPSQRLVKIRKKKKRTQDEMFSELMLSSHTDRAQTNAWRQIMSECRKAQNDQEERWRAEESKWRAEERAEARMWRQRDERRQDSMLRLLEDQTSMLQCMVELQQRQLEHRLPLQPLCNQPPSSPSSIASTPRRPRTRWGGLRPTSHSTTEDCPKKRRLSFNKF, encoded by the exons atgcagagctcatcagcagaggtgaccatgatggagtctcagaatcgcaaaagagctccagcatggaccgaacgggaggtacgggatctgatcgctctatggggagaggaatccgtgctatcagaactccgttccagttttcgaaatgccaaaacctttgtcaaaatctcccagggcatgaaggacagaggccataacagggacccgaagcagtgccgcgtgaaactgaaggagctgaggcaagcctaccagaaaaccagagaggcgaacggccgctccgggtcagagccccaaacatgccgcttctatgatgagctgcatgccatttcagggggttcagccaccactaccccagccgtgttgtttgactccttcaatggagatggaggcaatacagaagcaggttttggggacgaagaagatgatgatgatgacgaggttgtagatagctcacagcaagcaagtggagaaaccggttttcccgacagccaggaactgtttctcaccctggacctggagccagtaccccctgaacccacccaaggctgcctcctggacccatcaggcggagaagggacctccg ctgcatgtgtttcaatgatcacaggatcttctccttcccagaggctagtgaagattagaaagaaaaaaaaacgcactcaagatgaaatgttctccgagctcatgctgtcctcccacactgacagagcacagacgaatgcgtggaggcaaataatgtcagagtgcaggaaagcacaaaatgaccaggaggagaggtggcgggctgaagagagtaagtggcgggctgaagagagggctgaagctcgaatgtggcggcagcgtgatgagaggaggcaggattcaatgctgaggctgctggaggaccaaaccagtatgctccagtgtatggttgagctgcagcaaaggcagctggagcacagactgccactacagcccctgtgtaaccaaccgccctcctccccaagttccatagcctccacacccagacgcccaagaacgcggtgggggggcctccggccaaccagccactccaccacagaggattgcccaaaaaaaagaaggctgtcattcaataaattttaa